The Cannabis sativa cultivar Pink pepper isolate KNU-18-1 chromosome 8, ASM2916894v1, whole genome shotgun sequence genomic interval ATGTCATATacatatcatcatcatcattaattcttttattattcTATAATTAGTACGTACCTTCTTGCATCGGAGCACAAGAGCACTTTGTGTTTATTTTGAGTAGTTTTGAATATTCTAAAGAAGACAGGAGTGAACTCTTCTAGCTTTTCTGAAGCTAAAGTCAATAGTCCAAATGGTCCAACACCACCACTAATATCAGAACCCTTTTTACCACAAAGGGCTTCAGCAGTGTCCCATCCTTTTCTATCTAATTTTTCAGCTTTATCCAAGCTTGCAAATGAAAAGGTCACATCCACATCCGCctatatataatcaaattaataataatctcaatattttaaaaataattaagtacGTACACAAcaacaatatattatatattattaattttacctGAGCAGGTGTGATTCCTTTCACTTTAATAATATCTCCTTTCTTCAATTTTGCATTTTTAATTTCAATTTCCTTTCCTCTCAAAGTTTCAACTTCTTCAATAGGCCATTGTAGCAATTGTTTTCCACTAGGATCAAGCACTATTGTCCTTGGAATAGCctaacatatataaaaaaaaaattacagaattttcacttttatagtttttaaagcactttcaaaaaattattttatgagatttttttcaaaaaagttaaaaaattataggaaaaataatattaccctaaattttttcccattttttattttattttattttatttttaatttttctcataaaatatatattttatgcaatttcacacatatatattaaaaaaataattcattaataacaaacatatataaatatgttacCTGTACTCCAGCCCATCCTTTTTGGACATCAGATTCACGAGCATCAGACTCATTAGCCCAACCCCACAAAATTCTCCTCTTCTTAACAGGATCATAAAATGTTTTTGAGGCATAAAAGTTACCATAATCATATCTCAATCCATCCCAACTATCAATAGATCCATTATCAGGAACATACCTATCTTCCTTAACATTATATGTCCCAATAGTGTAATAATCAAATCTAGTAAGATCAAGACTCACTTTAAAAACATGCTTAATACCATTTCCAACAACAGAAGTGTCCAAACCATTTTGACTACTAGACACTGAAACAGGGAAGAAATCAGGGCATTCCCACATTCCACTATCTGACTTAGAATGAATTGGGTGTTTTGCCTTAACCCAATGAACAAAATCTTTGCTTCTATACAAATGAGCCATTCCTCTCATATCCCTCTTCCCACCAACTAACATTCTCCAATGACCATCTTTCCCCAACCAAGCAGTGGTTGGGTCCCGAAAGGCGCTAGCGTTTTCGCCCTTGTCGGGGAAGACTATTGGATTGTTGTCTGGCTTGATCCACTCTCTAAGATAA includes:
- the LOC115699684 gene encoding beta-fructofuranosidase, insoluble isoenzyme 1 isoform X1: MEDNNKKKVLGLLLCIVCCLNLNYEDGVEASHIYYPIDSNVEAVQVRQTHRTGYHFQPPKHWINGPMYFKGLYHFFYQYNPKGAVWGNIVWAHSVSKDLINWEALEPAISPSKPFDINGCWSGSATILPGNKPVMLYTGIDPNQNQVQNYAIPKNTSDPYLREWIKPDNNPIVFPDKGENASAFRDPTTAWLGKDGHWRMLVGGKRDMRGMAHLYRSKDFVHWVKAKHPIHSKSDSGMWECPDFFPVSVSSSQNGLDTSVVGNGIKHVFKVSLDLTRFDYYTIGTYNVKEDRYVPDNGSIDSWDGLRYDYGNFYASKTFYDPVKKRRILWGWANESDARESDVQKGWAGVQAIPRTIVLDPSGKQLLQWPIEEVETLRGKEIEIKNAKLKKGDIIKVKGITPAQADVDVTFSFASLDKAEKLDRKGWDTAEALCGKKGSDISGGVGPFGLLTLASEKLEEFTPVFFRIFKTTQNKHKVLLCSDARSSSLGKGLYKPSFAGFVDVDLTDNKLSLRSLIDHSVVESFGAGGKTCITSRVYPTMAVFNQAQLYLFNNGSETVTVESLKAWSMKKPLLMNNN
- the LOC115699684 gene encoding beta-fructofuranosidase, insoluble isoenzyme 1 isoform X2 gives rise to the protein MYFKGLYHFFYQYNPKGAVWGNIVWAHSVSKDLINWEALEPAISPSKPFDINGCWSGSATILPGNKPVMLYTGIDPNQNQVQNYAIPKNTSDPYLREWIKPDNNPIVFPDKGENASAFRDPTTAWLGKDGHWRMLVGGKRDMRGMAHLYRSKDFVHWVKAKHPIHSKSDSGMWECPDFFPVSVSSSQNGLDTSVVGNGIKHVFKVSLDLTRFDYYTIGTYNVKEDRYVPDNGSIDSWDGLRYDYGNFYASKTFYDPVKKRRILWGWANESDARESDVQKGWAGVQAIPRTIVLDPSGKQLLQWPIEEVETLRGKEIEIKNAKLKKGDIIKVKGITPAQADVDVTFSFASLDKAEKLDRKGWDTAEALCGKKGSDISGGVGPFGLLTLASEKLEEFTPVFFRIFKTTQNKHKVLLCSDARSSSLGKGLYKPSFAGFVDVDLTDNKLSLRSLIDHSVVESFGAGGKTCITSRVYPTMAVFNQAQLYLFNNGSETVTVESLKAWSMKKPLLMNNN